The following coding sequences lie in one Ctenopharyngodon idella isolate HZGC_01 chromosome 11, HZGC01, whole genome shotgun sequence genomic window:
- the kdm5ba gene encoding lysine (K)-specific demethylase 5Ba isoform X3: protein MGFAPGKAVGSHLRSHYERILYPYYLFQTGANLMNSQKPTLTNDTKDKEYKPHDLPQRQSVQPAETCTIARRAKRTEGRCFKSEPGEVCENKPNLRRRMGSYVAKPEPVKEIPVQVKEEPIEQPVEGEKSKVRAEVEQYMCLVCGGGGDEDRLLLCDGCDDSYHTFCLIPPLHDVPKGDWRCPKCLAQECGKPQVAFGFEQASRDYTLRTFGDMADSFKSDYFNMPVHMVPTELVEKEFWRLVSTIEEDVTVEYGADIASKDFGSGFPVKNGTFKVSPEEEDYLSSGWNLNNMPVLDASVLTHVTADICGMKLPWLYVGMCFSSFCWHIEDHWSYSINYLHWGEPKTWYGAPGYAAEQLENVMKNLAPELFESQPDLLHQLVTIMNPNVLMEHGVPIYRTNQCAGEFVITFPRAYHSGFNQGFNFAEAVNFCTADWMPLGRQCVEHYRSLNRYCVFSHDEMTCNIAAKADSLELELASAVQKDMCAMILEEKMLRERAYKLGVWHSQQVDYDILPDEERQCAKCRTTCYLSAITCPCSPDQLVCLHHIQDLCSCPARSYTLNYKYTLAELKPLFQALTARAESYEDWASKVNKILKADQDNKSDLEELRSLVVEAEKKMYPDTDLLCHLRQVIQNADRCTSMAQQLLNGKRQTRYRSGGGKSQNQLTVEELKSFVNQLYDLPCTIRQAPFLKALLNRVEQFQQQSSDLLAEDMPGSSALQGLLDEGAALDVELPQLAVLRQRLEQARWVEAVQEASDQPADLSLDCMRRLIDQGVGLAPHSCVERTMARLQELLTVCEHWEEKAHNMLIARPRHSIETLEAAIQEVDSIPAYLPSCLQLKDCVSRAREWIMEADALQAGGRIPGLAALSELVSKARGIPVMLEPLTRLESLVSEVQTWKESAAKTFLLRNSTHSLLEVLCPRCETGPQKSKSKKVKDVSLPCKKVDVKLDCLFDVEKALSTSKDTASAMATLSDVHQKELESLSMMRISNESKFQPSPSCLAPTVCLCHTVPAGPMLQCELCRDAYHSGCVPGFKDIQTGLPWLCPLCKRSEKPPLDKVLPLLASLQRIRVRLPEGDALRYVIERTVRWQHKVQQVSPPTHHLNGKARHISGIASSQTMERSNSSFYMLQPCIPLNELSAELEELLVEGLLLQVTLPELQQLYSNLLSRLLPSQHSMQSSEHDHQYHIAQDRSPPHRSPPHSKAQDGVPEIKKEPEKAEKNSKRRLEKENVEGPHRDKIKKPRKKKPKMNKERRREEKRTTSPSNSLSDPSYSDDSEEDWSVCSAKRCQQPEGNEVNWVQCDGSCNQWFHQICVGVSAEQAENEDYICVSCAINDLTE from the exons ATGGGCTTTGCTCCCGGCAAAGCAGTTGGCTCTCACCTCCGCTCTCACTATGAGAGGATTCTCTACCCATACTATTTGTTCCAGACAGGAGCTAATCTTATG AACTCTCAGAAGCCAACTTTGACTAATGACACCAAAGACAAGGAGTACAAACCCCACGACCTGCCCCAGCGTCAGTCGGTGCAACCAGCAGAAACCTGCACTATCGCCCGCAGAGCTAAACGGACAGAG GGTCGCTGTTTTAAATCCGAACCGGGCGAggtgtgtgaaaacaaacccAACCTGAGGAGGAGAATGGGCTCTTATGTGGCAAAACCAGAACCAG TGAAAGAAATTCCAGTGCAGGTGAAAGAAGAACCCATTGAGCAACCAGTTGAAGGTGAAAAATCAAAGGTGAGAGCGGAG GTGGAGCAGTACATGTGCTTGGTATGTGGGGGTGGAGGTGATGAAGATAGACTATTACTTTGTGATGGGTGTGACGACAGCTATCACACCTTCTGTCTGATCCCACCCCTCCACGATGTCCCCAAAGGCGACTGGAGGTGCCCCAAGTGCCTGGCTCAG GAGTGTGGTAAGCCACAGGTGGCATTTGGCTTTGAGCAGGCCTCCAGAGACTACACCCTCCGCACCTTTGGTGATATGGCTGACTCTTTCAAGTCTGACTACTTTAACATGCCTGTTCAC ATGGTTCCCACAGAGCTGGTGGAGAAGGAGTTCTGGCGGCTGGTTAGCACCATAGAGGAGGACGTCACTGTTGAGTATGGGGCTGATATTGCTTCAAAGGATTTCGGAAGTGGCTTCCCTGTTAAGAACGGCACATTTAAGGTCTCACCAGAGGAGGAG GATTATCTAAGCAGTGGCTGGAACCTCAACAACATGCCAGTGTTAGATGCATCTGTGCTGACTCATGTCACAGCGGACATCTGTGGGATGAAGCTCCCATGGCTTTATGTGGGCATGTGCTTCTCATCCTTCTGCTGGCACATTGAGGACCACTGGAGCTATTCCATCAACTATCTGCACTG GGGAGAGCCAAAGACGTGGTATGGCGCTCCTGGCTATGCCGCCGAGCAGTTGGAGAATGTGATGAAGAACCTGGCCCCTGAGCTCTTTGAGTCTCAGCCAGACCTGCTCCACCAGCTGGTCACCATCATGAACCCAAATGTGCTCATGGAGCATGGAGTACCA ATTTACCGTACAAACCAGTGTGCTGGCGAGTTTGTCATTACCTTCCCAAGGGCCTATCACAGTGGATTCAACCAGGGCTTCAACTTTGCAGAGGCAGTCAACTTCTGCACAGCAGACTGG ATGCCTCTTGGTCGACAGTGTGTCGAGCACTACCGATCCCTCAACAGATACTGTGTTTTCTCCCACGATGAAATGACCTGTAACATTGCCGCCAAGGCAGACAGTCTAGAGTTGGAACTGGCCTCTGCTGTCCAGAAGGACATGTGTGCCATGATTTTGGAGGAGAAGATGCTCCGTGAGAGAGCCTATAAGCTG GGCGTGTGGCACTCCCAGCAGGTTGACTATGATATACTGCCAGATGAGGAAAGGCAGTGTGCTAAGTGCCGGACCACCTGTTACCTGTCTGCCATCACCTGTCCCTGTAGCCCCGACCAGCTGGTCTGTCTCCACCACATCCAGGACCTCTGCTCTTGCCCTGCTAGAAGCTACACGCTCAA CTATAAATACACACTTGCCGAACTGAAGCCATTGTTCCAGGCTTTGACAGCTCGTGCTGAGTCCTATGAAGACTGGGCATCTAAAGTTAACAAGATTTTGAAAGCAGATCAAGACAATAAAAGTG ATTTGGAGGAGCTTCGTTCCTTGGTAGTAGAAGCAGAGAAGAAGATGTACCCTGACACTGACCTGCTATGTCACCTGCGTCAAGTGATCCAGAATGCAGATAGGTGCACCTCAATGGCCCAACAACTCCTCAATGGCAAGAGACAGACTAG GTATCGCTCCGGTGGGGGAAAGTCTCAAAATCAGCTCACGGTGGAGGAACTGAAGTCGTTTGTCAATCAGTTGTATGACCTGCCTTGTACCATCCGACAGGCCCCTTTCTTAAAG GCTCTTTTGAACCGCGTTGAACAGTTCCAGCAGCAGAGCTCGGATCTCCTTGCAGAGGACATGCCTGGTTCCTCTGCCCTCCAAGGCCTCCTGGATGAAGGCGCAGCCTTGGATGTGGAGTTGCCTCAGCTGGCGGTGTTGAGGCAGAGGCTGGAGCAGGCACGCTGGGTGGAGGCTGTTCAGGAAGCCAGCGATCAGCCGGCCGACCTCAGTCTAGACTGCATGAGGAGGCTCATAGATCAAGGAGTGGGCCTGGCACCGCACTCCTGTGTGGAAAGAACCATGGCCCGCCTGCAGGAGCTGCTCACTGTCTGTGAACACTGGGAAGAAAAGGCCCATAACATGCTCATTGCTAG GCCTCGTCATAGTATCGAGACTCTTGAGGCAGCTATACAGGAAGTGGACAGCATCCCAGCATACCTGCCCAGCTGTCTTCAGCTCAAAGACTGTGTAAGCAGGGCCAGAGAGTGGATAATGGAAGCAGATGCTCTTCAG GCTGGAGGCCGTATTCCTGGCCTTGCTGCCCTATCTGAACTAGTTTCGAAAGCCAGAGGTATTCCGGTAATGTTGGAACCACTCACTCGACTGGAAAGCTTAGTATCTGAGGTACAGACCTGGAAGGAGAGTGCAGCTAAAACATTCCTGTTGAGGAACTCAACCCATTCTCTCCTTGAG GTTCTGTGTCCTAGGTGCGAGACTGGACCACAGAAGTCAAAATCGAAAAAAGTCAAGGATGTCTCATTACCTTGCAAGAAAGTTGATGTAAAACTGGACTGCCTTTTTGATGTGGAAAAAGCACTTTCTACTAGCAAAGATACAGCTTCAGCA ATGGCCACTCTCAGTGACGTACATCAGAAAGAGTTGGAGAGCCTGTCTATGATGAGGATCTCAAATGAGTCAAAGTTTCAGCCTTCGCCTAGCTGTTTGGCCCCCACAGTGTGCTTGTGTCACACCGTCCCTGCAGGCCCCATGCTCCAGTGTGAACTTTGTCGAGACGCCTACCACAGCGGCTGTGTGCCGGGGTTTAAGGACATCCAGACAGGCCTACCCTGGTTATGCCCACTCTGCAAGCGCTCTGAGAAACCCCCTCTGGATAAGGTGCTTCCTCTGCTCGCTTCCTTACAGCGGATTCGGGTTCGGCTTCCGGAGGGCGATGCCCTGCGATACGTGATTGAGAGAACGGTTCGCTGGCAACACAAAGTGCAGCAGGTTTCTCCTCCTACACATCATCTGAATGGCAAA GCAAGGCATATTTCTGGAATAGCATCATCTCAGACAATGGAAAGGAGCAACAGTTCTTTTTACATGCTGCAGCCCTGCATTCCTCTCAATG AACTCAGCGCTGAGTTGGAGGAGCTGTTGGTAGAAGGTCTTCTCCTGCAAGTGACGTTACCGGAGCTCCAACAGCTTTATAGCAATCTGCTTAGCAGGTTATTACCATCCCAGCACTCCATGCAGAGCAGTGAACACGATCACCAGTATCACATTGCTCAAGACAGAAGTCCACCTCACAGGAGTCCCCCGCACAGCAAAGCACAG GATGGAGTTCCAGAGATCAAGAAGGAACCCGAGAAGGCTGAGAAGAACAGCAAACGACGTCTAGAGAAAGAGAACGTGGAAGGACCGCACAGAGACAAGATAAAGAAGCCCAGGAAAAAGAAGCCCAAAATGAACAAAGAAAGGAGAAGAGAGGAGAAACGAACCACCTCCCCTTCCAACTCCCTTTCTGACCCATCATATTCAGACGACTCTGAGGAGGATTGGTCCGTGTGCTCGGCAAAGCGATGTCAACAGCCAGAAGGAAACGAG GTAAACTGGGTCCAGTGTGATGGCAGCTGTAACCAGTGGTTCCACCAGATTTGTGTGGGAGTGTCTGCTGAGCAGGCTGAGAATGAGGACTACATCTGCGTCAGCTGCGCAATAAACGATTTGACAGAATGA